In Dyadobacter sp. NIV53, a single window of DNA contains:
- a CDS encoding HEPN domain-containing protein yields the protein MSNLIISEKVAAVAKRDIVDLQNKIDAFNTGETPEEAFRKFRLTRGVYGQRQPGVQMIRIKLPFGRITADQLVRIADTSDKFATGNLHATTRQDIQLHFVKLSDSPQLWADLEDAGITLKEACGNTIRNVTASSVAGIDPEEPFDVTPIAHSIFTYFLRNPINQDMGRKFKIAVSSSEKDSALAFIHDVGLIAKMGVNAAGETVKGFKVLLGGGLGAQPFSAQTAYEFLEEENVIPFIEGVLRVFDRYGERVRRHKARMKFLLNDLGLDEMMARVKEERAALKNKVFAIPHDLFESQVASLDYAPRASVSEDVIFNNAAESIEQSGIDTFKNWYKTNVFEQKQKGWYAVQLRVLLGDISSDTARSLADIVRKYAADDIRVTVNQGYILRFVKGEDLVAIYNELNKLGLAAPGFDSTMDITTCPGTDTCNLAISSSYGITRVLEDVMKEEFPEMMYNQDIKIKISGCMNGCGQHNASNIGFHGSSIKNGKLVLPALQVLLGGGFSGDGIGLIGDKVIKVPTKRGPEALRTLFNDFEANAFDGEYYNQYYARQTKNYFFQLLKPIADLSTVQDDEYRDWDHDEMFKTEIGVGECASVLVDLVATTITEGQEKLNLAKENFESDIWADAIYHAYNVLITGAKGLLMTKDVNTNTQYGIINDFQANFGQEFKYEIPAEYILPDSEETPFRSLAFSINKFEPTEAFAAYFIGTAEKFLNFVRNTREAQLMETGEPVLQELSFGKDS from the coding sequence ATGAGTAATTTAATAATTTCAGAAAAAGTAGCAGCTGTTGCGAAACGCGATATTGTTGATTTGCAAAACAAAATCGATGCTTTTAACACTGGCGAAACCCCGGAAGAAGCTTTTCGTAAGTTTCGTCTGACGCGTGGTGTTTACGGTCAGCGCCAGCCGGGTGTGCAAATGATCCGTATCAAGCTTCCTTTTGGGCGAATTACGGCTGACCAGCTTGTTCGTATTGCAGATACTTCCGATAAATTCGCAACTGGCAATCTTCACGCGACTACACGTCAGGATATTCAGCTTCACTTTGTTAAGCTTTCTGATTCTCCACAGCTTTGGGCTGATCTGGAAGACGCCGGAATTACTTTGAAAGAAGCTTGTGGAAATACAATTCGCAATGTTACAGCCTCCTCAGTAGCAGGTATTGATCCTGAAGAACCGTTTGATGTAACACCTATCGCTCACTCAATATTTACTTATTTTCTTCGTAATCCTATTAATCAGGATATGGGAAGGAAATTTAAAATTGCCGTGTCTTCCTCAGAAAAAGATTCGGCGCTGGCATTTATACACGATGTTGGTTTAATTGCTAAAATGGGTGTAAATGCAGCTGGTGAAACTGTAAAAGGTTTTAAGGTTTTACTTGGTGGCGGACTTGGAGCACAGCCATTTTCAGCACAAACTGCCTACGAATTTTTGGAAGAAGAAAATGTAATTCCATTTATTGAAGGCGTTTTACGTGTTTTTGACCGTTATGGAGAAAGGGTAAGACGACATAAAGCACGGATGAAATTCCTGCTTAATGATCTTGGGCTGGACGAAATGATGGCCAGGGTAAAAGAGGAACGTGCAGCACTTAAAAATAAAGTATTTGCAATCCCTCATGATCTGTTTGAATCTCAGGTTGCTTCCCTGGATTATGCACCGCGTGCTTCCGTAAGTGAAGATGTAATTTTCAACAATGCTGCTGAAAGTATTGAACAGTCCGGTATAGACACATTTAAAAACTGGTACAAAACCAACGTTTTTGAACAAAAACAAAAAGGCTGGTATGCCGTTCAACTAAGGGTTTTGCTTGGGGACATAAGCTCTGACACAGCACGCAGCCTTGCCGATATAGTTAGAAAATATGCAGCTGATGATATTCGTGTTACAGTAAATCAGGGATATATTCTTCGTTTTGTAAAAGGGGAAGACCTTGTAGCAATTTATAATGAGCTGAATAAACTTGGGCTTGCTGCTCCTGGTTTTGACAGTACGATGGATATTACAACATGCCCCGGAACGGATACCTGTAACCTGGCTATTTCAAGCAGTTACGGGATCACTCGTGTTCTGGAAGATGTTATGAAGGAAGAATTCCCTGAAATGATGTACAACCAGGATATTAAAATAAAAATCAGTGGCTGTATGAATGGCTGCGGACAGCACAATGCTTCTAACATTGGATTCCATGGCAGTTCGATAAAAAATGGCAAACTGGTTTTGCCGGCTTTGCAGGTTTTATTGGGAGGTGGTTTCTCAGGCGATGGTATCGGTTTGATAGGTGATAAAGTGATCAAAGTCCCGACTAAACGTGGCCCGGAAGCACTGCGTACACTTTTCAACGATTTTGAAGCCAATGCTTTTGACGGTGAGTATTACAATCAGTATTATGCACGTCAGACTAAAAATTACTTCTTCCAGCTTTTAAAACCAATTGCTGATCTTTCCACGGTTCAGGATGATGAATACCGTGACTGGGATCATGACGAAATGTTTAAAACTGAAATTGGTGTTGGTGAATGTGCGAGTGTTTTGGTTGACCTTGTTGCGACCACTATAACAGAAGGACAGGAAAAACTAAATCTTGCGAAAGAAAATTTCGAATCGGATATTTGGGCTGATGCAATTTATCATGCTTATAATGTATTGATTACCGGTGCAAAAGGCTTATTAATGACCAAGGACGTGAATACCAATACGCAGTATGGTATCATTAACGATTTCCAGGCCAACTTTGGACAGGAATTTAAATATGAGATTCCGGCTGAATATATACTTCCTGATTCCGAAGAAACTCCTTTCCGTTCTTTGGCTTTCAGTATTAATAAATTTGAACCTACCGAAGCTTTTGCTGCTTACTTTATAGGTACTGCTGAGAAATTCCTGAATTTTGTACGCAACACGCGCGAAGCACAATTAATGGAAACCGGAGAACCTGTATTGCAGGAGCTTTCATTTGGAAAAGATAGTTAA
- the cobA gene encoding uroporphyrinogen-III C-methyltransferase translates to MILTLIGAGPGDPDLITLKGIKALQKAKVVLYDSLAHPTLLDYCPSDCVKILVGKRYGKTSCGQDEINSMIVEYATQYGEVVRLKGGDSFVFGRGYEEIIFAEQHGIKSEVIPGISSSYAVPALAGIPLTSRGVSESFWVITGTTKNHSLSKDLHFAAQSTATVVILMGLHKLDEIVGIYAKLNKLDEPVSIIQNGSLPDQKVVTGKISNIQPLAKISEIASPAIIVIGKVAALPDLSYEAIQKMIKREDLLPE, encoded by the coding sequence ATGATACTTACACTTATCGGTGCTGGTCCCGGCGATCCTGACCTGATCACCTTAAAAGGGATTAAAGCTTTACAAAAAGCCAAAGTCGTATTATACGATTCCCTTGCCCATCCTACTCTTCTTGATTATTGCCCATCCGATTGTGTCAAAATTTTAGTTGGCAAACGATATGGGAAAACAAGTTGTGGACAGGATGAAATTAATTCAATGATTGTAGAATATGCAACGCAATATGGAGAAGTGGTAAGACTCAAAGGAGGTGACTCATTTGTGTTTGGACGAGGATATGAAGAAATCATTTTTGCCGAACAGCACGGAATCAAATCAGAAGTCATTCCTGGCATTTCCAGCAGTTACGCCGTTCCGGCACTGGCAGGAATACCGTTGACATCCAGAGGTGTAAGTGAAAGTTTCTGGGTAATTACCGGAACAACCAAAAATCATTCTTTATCCAAAGATCTTCATTTTGCCGCTCAGTCAACTGCAACAGTCGTAATACTGATGGGACTGCACAAACTGGACGAAATTGTAGGTATTTATGCAAAATTGAACAAACTGGATGAACCTGTTTCAATTATTCAGAATGGCTCATTGCCTGACCAAAAAGTAGTGACAGGGAAAATAAGTAATATCCAGCCTCTGGCGAAGATCAGTGAGATAGCTTCCCCTGCAATCATTGTGATTGGCAAAGTAGCTGCACTGCCTGATCTTTCATATGAGGCAATTCAAAAAATGATAAAAAGAGAGGATCTTTTACCAGAATAG